One part of the [Pantoea] beijingensis genome encodes these proteins:
- the prfC gene encoding peptide chain release factor 3 produces MSNAPFMQEVARRRTFAIISHPDAGKTTITEKVLLFGQAIQTAGTVKGRGSSQHAKSDWMEMEKQRGISITTSVMQFPYRECLVNLLDTPGHEDFSEDTYRTLTAVDCCLMVIDAAKGVEDRTRKLMEVTRLRDTPILTFMNKLDRDIRDPMEVLDEVESELKIACAPITWPIGCGKLFKGVYHLYKDETYLYQTGKGHTIQEVRIVKGLNNPDLDQAIGDDLAVQLREELELVQGASHEFEKEAFLAGRLTPVFFGTALGNFGVDHMLDGLVEWAPSPMPRQTDARTVIAADEKFSGFVFKIQANMDPKHRDRVAFMRVVSGKYEKGMKLRQVRIGKDVVISDALTFMAGDRSHVEEAFPGDIIGLHNHGTIQIGDTFTQGENMKFTGIPNFAPELFRRIRLRDPLKQKQLLKGLVQLSEEGAVQVFRPVHNNDLIVGAVGVLQFDVVVARLKSEYNVEAIYEAINVSTARWVECADAKKFDEFQRKNEVNLALDGGDNLTYIAPTMVNLNITQERYPDVVFRKTREH; encoded by the coding sequence ATGTCTAATGCACCTTTTATGCAAGAAGTGGCGCGTCGCCGCACTTTTGCCATTATTTCTCACCCGGATGCCGGTAAAACGACCATCACCGAAAAAGTTCTGCTGTTCGGACAGGCGATTCAGACCGCCGGTACGGTGAAAGGCCGTGGCTCCAGTCAGCATGCAAAATCCGACTGGATGGAGATGGAAAAACAACGTGGTATCTCGATTACCACCTCGGTTATGCAGTTCCCTTATCGGGAATGCCTGGTCAACCTGCTGGATACACCGGGACATGAAGACTTCTCGGAAGATACCTATCGTACGCTGACCGCAGTTGACTGTTGCTTGATGGTGATCGACGCCGCGAAGGGCGTTGAGGATCGTACCCGTAAACTGATGGAGGTCACTCGCCTGCGCGATACGCCGATCCTGACGTTTATGAATAAACTTGACCGTGATATTCGTGATCCAATGGAAGTGCTGGATGAGGTGGAGAGCGAGCTGAAAATCGCCTGCGCACCAATCACCTGGCCGATTGGCTGCGGCAAGCTGTTTAAGGGGGTCTACCATCTGTATAAAGATGAAACCTATCTTTACCAGACGGGGAAAGGACATACCATCCAGGAAGTTCGCATTGTTAAAGGGCTTAATAACCCGGATCTCGACCAGGCCATTGGCGATGATCTGGCAGTGCAACTGCGTGAAGAGCTAGAGCTGGTGCAAGGTGCATCACATGAGTTTGAAAAAGAGGCCTTTCTCGCGGGGCGGTTGACGCCGGTTTTCTTTGGTACCGCGTTGGGTAACTTCGGCGTAGACCATATGCTTGATGGACTGGTGGAATGGGCACCATCGCCGATGCCGCGCCAGACCGATGCCCGAACCGTGATTGCCGCAGACGAGAAATTTAGCGGTTTCGTATTTAAAATTCAGGCCAATATGGATCCGAAACACCGTGACCGCGTAGCATTTATGCGCGTCGTGTCAGGAAAATATGAAAAAGGCATGAAGCTGCGCCAGGTCCGTATCGGCAAAGATGTGGTGATTTCAGATGCGCTAACCTTTATGGCGGGTGACCGTTCGCACGTTGAAGAAGCTTTCCCGGGTGATATCATCGGTTTGCATAACCACGGCACAATTCAGATCGGTGACACTTTTACGCAGGGCGAAAATATGAAGTTCACGGGTATTCCGAACTTCGCGCCGGAACTGTTTCGCCGCATTCGCCTGCGCGATCCGCTGAAACAGAAACAGCTGCTGAAGGGGCTGGTGCAGTTGTCGGAAGAGGGGGCCGTGCAGGTATTCCGTCCGGTACATAATAACGATTTGATCGTGGGTGCGGTGGGGGTGCTGCAGTTTGATGTAGTGGTAGCGCGTCTGAAGAGCGAATACAACGTTGAGGCAATCTACGAAGCTATCAACGTTTCTACCGCCCGCTGGGTCGAGTGTGCTGATGCGAAGAAATTCGATGAATTTCAACGAAAAAATGAGGTGAATCTTGCCCTGGATGGCGGTGATAATCTGACATACATCGCGCCAACCATGGTGAACCTCAATATTACTCAGGAACGCTATCCTGATGTGGTATTCCGCAAAACGCGTGAGCATTAA